The following proteins come from a genomic window of Sphingobium cloacae:
- a CDS encoding sensor domain-containing diguanylate cyclase, with product MRSSSRLLALCAPLLTGGVYFLVSALSLTMSRFEGGIAFIWGANAFLMAELLTSQRAHWLRAIMACALASAISTALFGMGPVAAIPMMLLNVAESAAVAAICRRYAPGRNIMLSLVPLGVFVAALCGVNGLVGVGSALVASNLTPVSFGQSWLQWCAGHILGGLVCTPVLIMLMQGEWVRWFQAASRRIRMETLGLLFLLGATAWYIFQQDHYPLLFVPLLPLVLISFRAGHHGAAASMVVLATVGGASFVLSDGYLSKIAVSPGAKTQFFQIYLAFSFFLSLPVAAELNGRRRLFQMLRDSEARYRIIAEHCGDMVLNLGVDGRIHYASPSVLEQVGCAPELLIGQLGADLIHRKDRALMTAACRRALERPQDIHRVEFRLFRAVDDLEWHEMVARAVVDEQGEATGIVCTIRDMTRHKARQQALQQAASHDSLTGAASRSAFLERLETEIGRIKGDIRSCVLLLDLDHFKSVNDCHGHAAGDRVLGAFVERLKPGLRGRDCVGRLGGEEFAILLTDLDIRQASAVCERLRRMVADEPVHLDTGQSVTVTFSAGLVELDGVSDAAAMLEAADKALYR from the coding sequence ATGCGATCCTCTTCTCGCCTCCTTGCCCTCTGCGCGCCGCTGTTGACGGGCGGGGTCTATTTTCTGGTCTCCGCCCTGTCGCTCACGATGTCGCGCTTCGAAGGCGGGATTGCCTTCATATGGGGCGCGAACGCCTTTCTGATGGCGGAATTGCTGACGTCGCAACGCGCCCACTGGTTGCGCGCGATCATGGCCTGCGCCCTCGCCAGCGCGATTTCGACGGCCTTGTTCGGCATGGGGCCGGTGGCGGCGATCCCGATGATGTTGCTGAACGTCGCGGAATCGGCGGCGGTGGCGGCGATCTGCCGTCGTTATGCGCCCGGCCGGAACATCATGCTGTCGCTTGTGCCGCTGGGCGTTTTCGTGGCGGCCCTGTGCGGTGTCAATGGCCTGGTGGGCGTGGGTTCGGCGCTGGTTGCCTCGAACCTGACACCCGTTTCCTTCGGGCAGAGCTGGCTGCAATGGTGCGCGGGGCACATATTGGGCGGGCTGGTCTGCACACCGGTGCTGATCATGCTGATGCAGGGCGAATGGGTGCGATGGTTCCAGGCCGCGTCCCGGCGGATCCGGATGGAAACGCTGGGCCTGCTCTTCCTGCTGGGAGCGACCGCATGGTATATATTCCAGCAGGATCATTATCCGCTGTTGTTCGTGCCGTTGCTTCCGCTGGTCCTCATCTCCTTTCGGGCGGGCCATCATGGAGCGGCCGCTTCGATGGTCGTCCTGGCGACGGTGGGTGGCGCGTCGTTCGTGCTCAGCGACGGCTATCTGTCGAAGATCGCGGTTTCGCCCGGTGCAAAGACCCAGTTCTTCCAGATTTATCTGGCGTTCAGCTTTTTCCTGTCGCTCCCCGTGGCGGCGGAGCTCAACGGGCGGCGCAGGCTGTTCCAGATGTTGCGCGACAGCGAGGCGCGCTATCGCATCATCGCGGAACATTGCGGCGACATGGTGCTGAACCTCGGCGTCGACGGGCGCATCCATTATGCGTCGCCTTCCGTGCTGGAGCAGGTCGGCTGCGCACCGGAGTTGTTGATAGGCCAGCTGGGCGCCGACCTTATCCACCGCAAGGACAGGGCGTTGATGACCGCCGCCTGCCGCCGCGCGCTGGAACGGCCGCAGGATATTCATCGCGTGGAGTTCCGGCTGTTCCGCGCCGTCGACGATCTGGAATGGCATGAGATGGTGGCGCGGGCCGTCGTCGATGAGCAGGGGGAGGCCACCGGCATCGTCTGCACCATTCGGGACATGACCCGGCACAAGGCGCGGCAACAGGCGTTGCAGCAGGCGGCGTCCCACGATTCCCTGACGGGCGCCGCGAGCCGCAGCGCCTTTCTGGAAAGGCTGGAAACCGAAATCGGCCGGATAAAAGGCGATATCCGGTCCTGTGTGCTGCTTCTGGACCTTGATCATTTCAAGTCGGTCAATGACTGCCACGGCCATGCCGCAGGCGACAGGGTGCTGGGCGCTTTCGTGGAGCGGCTGAAGCCCGGCCTGCGGGGCCGGGATTGCGTCGGGCGTCTGGGAGGAGAGGAATTCGCGATCCTGCTGACCGACCTGGACATCCGCCAGGCAAGCGCCGTCTGCGAACGGCTGCGCCGGATGGTGGCGGACGAGCCGGTACATCTCGACACCGGCCAGAGCGTCACCGTGACCTTCAGCGCGGGACTGGTCGAACTGGATGGCGTTTCCGACGCCGCAGCCATGCTGGAAGCCGCGGACAAGGCGCTTTACCGCTGA
- the glpK gene encoding glycerol kinase GlpK yields the protein MTDRLILVLDAGTTSTRAMLYRRDGRRIATAQADLTQYYPRPGWVEHDAEEIWRQSLACARRMVEQAGGPDRIAAIGITNQRETVVAWDRRSGEALHRAIVWQDRRTAAECEALREAGHEPMLQRRTGLVVDPYFSATKMRWLLDHAPVVRDAGERLALGTVESWLAWKLTGGLHVTDASNASRTQLMALDGGDWDPDLCALFGVPRAALPEIVDNAGAFGETQPDILGGAVPISGMAGDQQAATIGQACLRPGDAKATLGTGAFILANMGETMPASAHRLLGTLLYRIGDRRAYALEGSIFVAGSLIQWLRDQLGLIEKAEDTEALARSVADNGGILMLPALVGLGAPHWKPQARGIITGLTQGTGRAHIVRAALESLSHQIHDLADAFAADGAPWRLLRVDGGMSANDWIVQDMADILNLPVDRPSDVETTALGAAMLAGLGSGLFSSLEEASAMASPATRFAPAMHVKERAARLRGWRAVLATQ from the coding sequence ATGACGGATCGCCTGATTCTCGTGCTGGACGCGGGCACCACCTCGACCCGGGCGATGCTCTATCGGCGTGACGGCAGACGGATCGCCACGGCGCAGGCTGACCTGACGCAATATTATCCGCGCCCGGGCTGGGTCGAACATGATGCGGAGGAAATCTGGCGACAAAGCCTCGCCTGCGCGCGCCGCATGGTGGAGCAGGCCGGCGGCCCGGACCGGATCGCCGCCATCGGCATCACCAACCAGCGCGAGACGGTCGTCGCCTGGGATCGCCGCAGCGGAGAAGCGCTGCACCGCGCCATCGTCTGGCAGGACCGCCGCACCGCCGCCGAATGCGAAGCATTGCGCGAAGCGGGGCATGAACCGATGCTCCAGCGGCGCACCGGCCTTGTCGTCGACCCCTATTTCTCCGCGACCAAGATGCGCTGGCTGCTCGACCATGCGCCTGTCGTGCGGGATGCGGGCGAACGGCTGGCGCTGGGCACGGTCGAAAGCTGGCTGGCGTGGAAGCTGACCGGCGGCCTGCATGTCACCGATGCGAGCAATGCCAGCCGCACGCAGCTGATGGCGCTGGATGGCGGGGATTGGGACCCCGACCTCTGCGCCCTGTTCGGCGTCCCCCGCGCGGCCCTGCCGGAGATCGTCGACAATGCGGGCGCTTTTGGAGAGACGCAGCCCGATATCCTGGGCGGAGCGGTGCCGATCAGCGGAATGGCGGGCGACCAGCAGGCCGCGACCATCGGACAGGCCTGCCTGCGTCCTGGCGACGCGAAGGCGACGCTGGGCACCGGCGCATTCATCCTCGCCAATATGGGGGAAACGATGCCCGCCTCCGCCCATCGCCTGCTGGGCACGTTGCTCTATCGCATCGGGGATCGCCGCGCCTATGCGCTGGAAGGGTCGATCTTCGTCGCGGGCAGCCTGATCCAGTGGCTTCGCGATCAGCTGGGCCTGATCGAGAAAGCGGAAGATACCGAGGCCCTGGCCCGCTCGGTCGCCGACAATGGCGGCATACTCATGCTGCCCGCGCTGGTGGGACTGGGCGCGCCACATTGGAAGCCGCAGGCGCGGGGGATCATCACGGGCCTGACGCAAGGAACCGGGCGCGCGCATATCGTTCGGGCGGCGCTCGAATCGCTTTCGCATCAGATCCACGACCTGGCCGATGCCTTCGCCGCCGATGGCGCGCCATGGCGCCTGTTGCGGGTCGACGGCGGCATGAGCGCGAATGACTGGATCGTGCAGGATATGGCCGACATATTGAATCTGCCTGTCGACCGCCCTTCCGATGTCGAAACCACGGCGCTGGGCGCGGCCATGCTGGCGGGGCTGGGGTCGGGTTTGTTCTCTTCGCTGGAGGAGGCGTCGGCCATGGCCTCGCCAGCGACCCGCTTCGCGCCGGCCATGCATGTGAAGGAACGCGCTGCCCGCCTGCGGGGATGGCGCGCCGTGCTGGCGACGCAATAG
- a CDS encoding glycerol-3-phosphate dehydrogenase: MSSEAADIIHDLAVIGGGVNGCGIARDAAGRGACVLLLEKGDLAGGTSSASTKLIHGGLRYLEHYEFGLVREALSERERLWGIAPHIIHPMRFVLPWVRGLRPRWMLRLGLFLYDHIGGRRALPPTQSIDLRRHPAGAPLQPGFGRGYVYSDGWVDDARLVILNARDAADRGAAIRPRTEVTRLDREGGYWTLHARLPSGASGSFRARVVVNATGPAVLDLLARADQPTGRHMRLVRGSHIVTPRLFVHGFAYFFQLPDGRIFFAIPYERDFTLIGTTDSDHRGPLDHVAASAEEVAYLCEAANRYFARRITPADVIWSYAGVRPLVDDGSGKPEAATRGYRLELEGGEGDPPMLSVFGGKITTYRHLAAEAVDMMRPLIPALTGKDWTASAPLPGGDFPMTGLADLLAGLSRGYPFLDPLWIDRIGRAYGTVARQWLGGAGRLDDLGVHFGHGLTEAEVNHLVEREWARTAEDILWRRTKLGLRFDAAQTERLSRWLEERS, from the coding sequence GTGAGCAGCGAGGCGGCCGACATCATCCATGACCTTGCCGTCATTGGCGGCGGCGTCAACGGCTGCGGCATCGCGCGCGACGCCGCCGGGCGCGGCGCTTGCGTCCTGCTGCTGGAGAAAGGCGATCTGGCGGGCGGCACCTCCTCCGCCTCGACCAAGCTGATCCATGGCGGGCTGCGCTATCTGGAGCATTACGAGTTCGGGCTGGTCCGCGAAGCCCTGTCGGAGCGCGAGCGGCTCTGGGGGATAGCGCCGCACATCATCCATCCGATGCGCTTCGTCCTGCCGTGGGTGCGTGGCTTGCGTCCCCGCTGGATGCTGCGTCTCGGCCTCTTCCTCTACGATCATATCGGCGGCCGCCGCGCGCTGCCGCCCACGCAATCCATCGACTTGCGCCGCCATCCGGCCGGAGCGCCGCTGCAACCCGGCTTCGGGCGCGGCTATGTCTATTCGGACGGATGGGTGGACGACGCCCGGCTCGTCATCCTCAATGCGCGCGACGCGGCGGACAGGGGCGCGGCGATCCGCCCCCGCACGGAAGTCACGCGGCTCGATAGAGAGGGGGGGTATTGGACCCTCCACGCCCGCCTGCCGTCCGGCGCGTCGGGCAGCTTCAGGGCGCGGGTCGTGGTCAACGCGACCGGTCCGGCCGTCCTCGACCTGCTCGCCCGCGCCGATCAACCCACCGGCCGCCATATGCGCCTCGTCCGCGGCTCGCACATCGTGACGCCTCGCCTTTTCGTTCATGGTTTCGCATATTTCTTCCAGCTTCCCGACGGCCGCATCTTCTTCGCCATTCCCTATGAGCGGGATTTCACCCTGATCGGCACCACCGACAGCGATCATCGCGGCCCGCTCGACCATGTGGCAGCCAGCGCCGAGGAGGTCGCCTATCTCTGCGAGGCTGCGAACCGCTATTTCGCGCGCAGGATCACCCCGGCGGACGTGATCTGGAGCTATGCGGGCGTGCGGCCGCTGGTGGACGACGGGTCCGGCAAGCCCGAAGCCGCCACGCGCGGCTATCGCCTGGAACTGGAGGGAGGGGAGGGCGACCCGCCGATGCTCAGCGTCTTTGGCGGCAAGATCACCACCTATCGCCATCTCGCCGCCGAAGCGGTGGACATGATGCGGCCGTTGATCCCCGCCCTGACGGGGAAGGACTGGACCGCCTCCGCGCCCCTGCCGGGCGGCGATTTCCCGATGACGGGCCTGGCCGACCTGCTGGCCGGACTGTCGCGCGGCTATCCCTTCCTCGATCCCCTGTGGATCGACCGCATCGGCCGCGCTTATGGCACCGTCGCCCGTCAATGGCTGGGCGGCGCAGGGCGGCTCGACGATCTGGGCGTCCATTTCGGCCACGGCCTGACGGAAGCCGAAGTGAATCATCTGGTCGAGCGGGAATGGGCGCGGACCGCCGAGGACATTCTGTGGCGGCGGACCAAATTGGGCTTGCGGTTCGACGCCGCTCAAACCGAGCGCCTGTCGCGCTGGCTGGAGGAAAGGTCATGA
- the clpS gene encoding ATP-dependent Clp protease adapter ClpS yields the protein MNSSITSTSTRSVRMADNDRDDHGGGPGGPNIGVATRTRARTKKPSLYKVLMLNDDYTPMEFVVHVLQQFFRMDMEEATRVMLHVHQRGVGVCGIFSYEVAETKVNQVMDFARQNQHPLQCTLEKA from the coding sequence ATGAACAGCAGCATCACTTCGACTTCGACGCGGTCCGTCCGTATGGCGGACAACGACCGGGACGATCATGGCGGCGGCCCCGGCGGACCGAATATCGGCGTCGCCACCCGGACGCGCGCCCGCACCAAAAAGCCGTCGCTCTACAAGGTGCTGATGCTGAACGACGATTATACGCCGATGGAATTTGTCGTGCACGTCCTCCAGCAATTCTTCCGCATGGACATGGAGGAAGCGACTCGCGTGATGCTTCACGTGCATCAGCGGGGCGTCGGCGTCTGCGGCATCTTCAGCTATGAAGTGGCCGAAACCAAGGTCAATCAGGTGATGGACTTCGCCCGCCAGAACCAGCACCCGCTGCAATGCACGCTGGAAAAGGCGTAG
- a CDS encoding phasin family protein: MAVTPRTRRAGPRAKSGEKTLSAAQVLKAAESAIGEKPRSDPPKAAAPVKPAAEAVAPKPAAPRKPAAKPADLASDATPAVVAAAVMAVDAAPEPDSEGAETFGKPKRASSTDRVKTTPKPLPVTEGTTTMNDIIENGKKFAEETKAKIETAYADFNEKAKAGVEKSTKAMEEFSDLAKGNVEALVESGKIAAKGVETLGQEAVDYGRKNFEKATASLKSFSTVKTPTEFFQLQSQLFATSFDDFAKEAAKSSEAFLKLAGDVAQPLAARVSIVTDKVKTLAR, from the coding sequence ATGGCCGTTACCCCAAGGACGAGGCGCGCGGGGCCGCGCGCCAAGAGCGGCGAAAAGACTCTTTCCGCCGCTCAGGTGCTGAAAGCGGCGGAATCCGCGATCGGCGAAAAGCCCCGGAGCGACCCGCCAAAGGCTGCCGCTCCCGTAAAGCCGGCGGCTGAGGCCGTCGCGCCAAAGCCCGCCGCACCGCGCAAGCCCGCGGCGAAGCCGGCCGATCTGGCGTCCGACGCCACGCCGGCCGTCGTGGCCGCCGCCGTCATGGCGGTGGATGCCGCGCCCGAACCGGATAGCGAGGGGGCCGAAACCTTCGGCAAGCCGAAGCGCGCCTCTTCGACCGATCGCGTGAAAACAACGCCCAAGCCGCTGCCAGTGACAGAAGGAACGACGACGATGAACGACATTATCGAAAACGGAAAGAAGTTCGCCGAGGAAACCAAGGCGAAGATCGAGACCGCCTATGCCGATTTCAACGAAAAGGCGAAGGCCGGCGTGGAAAAGTCGACCAAGGCGATGGAAGAATTCAGCGACCTGGCCAAGGGCAATGTCGAGGCGCTGGTCGAATCCGGCAAGATCGCGGCCAAGGGCGTCGAGACGCTGGGCCAGGAAGCCGTCGACTATGGCCGCAAGAACTTCGAAAAGGCGACCGCGTCTCTCAAGAGCTTCTCGACCGTGAAGACCCCGACCGAGTTCTTCCAGCTTCAGAGCCAGCTTTTCGCGACCAGCTTCGACGACTTCGCCAAGGAAGCCGCCAAGAGCAGCGAAGCCTTCCTGAAGCTTGCCGGTGACGTGGCCCAGCCGCTCGCCGCGCGCGTGTCCATCGTGACCGACAAGGTGAAGACGCTGGCCCGCTAA
- a CDS encoding PHA/PHB synthase family protein, whose protein sequence is MDRLENIEPHIPTLEEMQQWTQVVGRAQQLMLEQAAGATGRHLPFDPQTVAQIQSSFAHEGMALWQRFLDAGGMFRDQPAPAPEGSPAARKDRRFADPAWTKHPFYDLIRQSYLLTSDYLTRLADAVDGIDPRQKARLRFATSGFVDAMAPSNFAFTNPAVMEKTLQSGGENLVKGLQHMLADLEKGQLSHTDGTAFEVGRNIAATPGKVIRETPLYQLIHYEPTTDKVLETPLLIFPPWINRFYILDLSPEKSFVQWAVDQGLSVFLVSWKSADASMKDLIWDDYIQRGQIDAIDTVRDLLGVKNVHAIGYCVAGTTLAATLALLAARGEGDKVASATFFTAQVDFSEAGDLSLFIDDEQLALVEQLSSGGYLDGRYMAATFNMLRGRDLIWNYVVNNYLLGQDYPPFDLLYWNGDTTNLPARWHKEYLTRLYRDNLLVQPGAISVDGTPLDLRRIETPAYVQAGREDHIAPVESVWKIVGHLSGPVRFLLAGSGHIAGVINPPAAGKYQYWSCAQPQPTLDDFLAAATETRGSWWPDWIEWIRGHGEKNVPVRGARKPGKGRLKALEDAPGTYVKSR, encoded by the coding sequence ATGGATAGACTCGAAAATATCGAACCCCACATCCCGACCCTGGAAGAGATGCAGCAATGGACGCAGGTCGTCGGCCGCGCCCAGCAGTTGATGCTGGAGCAGGCGGCGGGCGCGACCGGCCGCCACCTGCCCTTCGACCCGCAGACCGTGGCGCAGATCCAGAGCAGCTTCGCCCATGAAGGCATGGCCCTGTGGCAGCGTTTCCTCGACGCGGGCGGGATGTTCCGCGACCAGCCCGCGCCTGCCCCGGAAGGCAGCCCCGCCGCGCGCAAGGACCGGCGCTTCGCCGATCCGGCATGGACCAAGCACCCCTTTTACGACCTCATCCGCCAGAGCTATCTTCTGACGTCCGACTATCTGACGCGGCTGGCCGATGCGGTGGACGGCATCGACCCCAGGCAAAAGGCCAGGCTGCGTTTCGCCACCAGCGGCTTCGTCGACGCCATGGCCCCCAGCAACTTCGCCTTCACCAACCCCGCCGTGATGGAAAAGACGCTGCAAAGCGGCGGCGAAAATCTGGTGAAGGGCCTTCAGCACATGCTGGCCGATCTGGAAAAGGGCCAGCTTTCCCATACCGACGGCACCGCCTTCGAAGTCGGCCGCAACATCGCCGCCACGCCGGGCAAGGTCATCCGGGAAACCCCGCTCTACCAGCTCATCCATTATGAGCCGACGACGGACAAGGTGCTGGAAACCCCGCTTCTCATCTTCCCGCCATGGATCAACCGTTTCTACATCCTCGACCTGTCGCCGGAAAAGAGCTTCGTCCAATGGGCGGTGGACCAGGGCCTGAGCGTCTTCCTCGTCTCATGGAAATCCGCCGACGCCTCGATGAAGGATCTTATCTGGGACGATTATATCCAGAGGGGGCAGATCGACGCCATCGACACGGTGCGCGACCTGCTGGGGGTGAAGAATGTCCACGCCATCGGCTATTGCGTCGCGGGCACGACCCTCGCCGCGACCCTGGCCCTGCTCGCCGCGCGGGGGGAGGGGGACAAGGTCGCCAGCGCCACCTTCTTCACCGCGCAGGTCGATTTCAGCGAGGCGGGCGACCTCAGCCTCTTCATCGACGATGAGCAGCTGGCGCTGGTGGAACAGCTTTCGTCGGGCGGCTATCTCGACGGGCGCTATATGGCCGCGACCTTCAACATGCTGCGCGGGCGCGACCTCATCTGGAACTATGTGGTCAACAATTACCTCCTGGGACAGGATTATCCGCCCTTCGACCTGCTCTACTGGAACGGCGACACCACCAACCTGCCGGCGCGCTGGCACAAGGAATATCTGACCCGGCTCTATCGCGACAATCTGCTGGTCCAGCCCGGCGCGATCAGCGTCGACGGCACGCCGCTGGACCTGCGCCGGATCGAAACCCCCGCCTATGTGCAGGCGGGGCGGGAAGATCATATCGCGCCCGTGGAAAGCGTGTGGAAGATCGTCGGGCATCTGTCCGGCCCCGTCCGCTTCCTGCTCGCCGGTTCCGGCCACATCGCGGGCGTCATCAACCCGCCAGCGGCAGGCAAATATCAATATTGGTCCTGCGCGCAGCCGCAGCCCACGCTCGACGACTTCCTCGCCGCCGCTACGGAAACCAGGGGAAGCTGGTGGCCCGACTGGATCGAATGGATTCGCGGTCATGGCGAAAAAAATGTGCCGGTGCGGGGCGCGCGCAAACCCGGGAAGGGCAGGCTCAAGGCACTGGAGGATGCGCCGGGAACCTATGTAAAGTCCCGATAG
- a CDS encoding LL-diaminopimelate aminotransferase: MSEEFYRMKRLPPYVIAEVNAMRAAARAAGEDIIDLGMGNPDLPPPDHVIAKLCEVAQKPSAHGYSQSMGIPGLRKAQANYYGRRFGVELDPETEVVVTMGSKEGLASLATAITAPGDVVLAPNPSYPIHMFGFIIAGATIRSVPTTPDEHYWEALERAMAFTVPRPSILVVGYPSNPTAETVDLAFYERLVAWARENQVWVLSDLAYSELYYDGNPTPSILQVPGAKEVAVEFTSLSKTYSMAGWRIGFAVGNRRLIAALKRVKSYLDYGAFTPIQAAACAALNGPQDIVRKNRELYHKRRDVMVEAFGRAGWDIPPPKASMFAWVPLPPALKEMGSLEFSKQLLTHAKVSVAPGVGYGEDGEGYVRIALVENEQRLRQAARNIRQYLKSMGVNTPAQGAA; this comes from the coding sequence ATGTCCGAAGAATTCTACCGCATGAAGCGCCTGCCCCCCTATGTCATCGCCGAAGTCAACGCGATGCGGGCCGCCGCGCGTGCGGCAGGGGAGGACATTATCGACCTGGGCATGGGCAATCCCGACCTGCCGCCGCCCGACCATGTGATCGCCAAGCTGTGCGAAGTGGCGCAGAAGCCGAGCGCGCACGGCTATTCGCAGTCCATGGGCATCCCCGGCCTGCGCAAGGCGCAGGCGAACTATTATGGCCGCCGCTTCGGCGTCGAACTGGACCCGGAAACCGAGGTCGTCGTGACCATGGGATCGAAGGAGGGGCTCGCCAGCCTCGCCACCGCGATCACCGCGCCGGGCGACGTCGTGCTGGCGCCCAATCCCAGCTATCCGATCCACATGTTCGGCTTCATCATCGCGGGGGCGACGATCCGCTCCGTGCCGACGACGCCGGACGAGCATTATTGGGAGGCGCTGGAACGGGCGATGGCCTTCACCGTGCCGCGCCCGTCGATCCTGGTCGTGGGCTATCCCAGCAATCCGACGGCCGAGACGGTGGACCTCGCCTTCTATGAGCGGTTGGTGGCATGGGCGCGGGAGAACCAGGTCTGGGTGCTGTCCGACCTTGCCTATTCCGAGCTTTATTATGACGGCAATCCGACGCCCTCCATTCTTCAGGTGCCAGGGGCCAAGGAGGTGGCGGTGGAGTTCACCTCGCTCAGCAAGACCTATTCCATGGCGGGCTGGCGGATCGGCTTCGCGGTCGGCAACAGGCGGTTGATCGCGGCCTTGAAGCGGGTGAAGAGCTACCTGGACTATGGCGCGTTCACGCCGATCCAGGCGGCGGCCTGCGCGGCCTTGAACGGGCCGCAGGACATCGTGCGGAAGAACCGCGAACTCTATCACAAGCGCCGCGACGTGATGGTGGAAGCCTTCGGCCGCGCGGGATGGGACATTCCCCCGCCAAAAGCGTCGATGTTCGCCTGGGTGCCGCTGCCCCCCGCGCTCAAGGAGATGGGGAGCCTGGAATTCTCCAAGCAGCTGCTCACCCACGCCAAGGTCTCGGTCGCGCCGGGCGTCGGCTATGGCGAGGACGGCGAAGGCTATGTCCGCATCGCGCTGGTCGAAAATGAGCAGCGGCTGCGCCAGGCCGCGCGCAACATCCGGCAATATCTCAAGTCCATGGGCGTCAACACGCCCGCCCAGGGCGCGGCCTGA
- a CDS encoding DUF2061 domain-containing protein translates to MLLFRGKESNPRSLVKAISWRTLGSIDTFILGLLFTQSVKAAGAIASTEVVTKILLYYFHERAWAQIGWGLPRGPSPERSEETPEQESIPA, encoded by the coding sequence ATGCTGTTGTTTCGCGGCAAGGAGTCCAATCCCCGGTCGCTGGTGAAGGCGATCAGCTGGCGCACGCTGGGCAGCATCGACACCTTCATCCTCGGCCTGCTGTTCACGCAGAGCGTGAAGGCGGCGGGCGCCATCGCCTCCACCGAGGTCGTCACGAAGATCCTGCTCTATTATTTCCACGAACGCGCTTGGGCGCAGATCGGCTGGGGCCTGCCCAGGGGACCATCGCCCGAACGAAGCGAAGAAACGCCCGAACAGGAAAGCATTCCGGCATGA
- a CDS encoding DUF2721 domain-containing protein, translating into MIPLPQVSQVAQTIQLALAPVFLLAGIGAFLSVCAGRLARIIDRARVVEKLVLSSRGKEHDRMVGEIRVLDRRMTVVNIAIFLSVASACAVCLVVILLFAGNLFDAHLGTAIAILFSLAMLLQAAAFGTFIQEIRLASRTIHIRNEVLYHKAEDGEAAEER; encoded by the coding sequence ATGATCCCCCTGCCGCAGGTGTCGCAGGTCGCGCAGACGATCCAGCTCGCGCTCGCCCCCGTCTTCCTGCTGGCGGGCATCGGCGCGTTCCTGAGCGTATGTGCCGGACGGCTGGCGCGGATCATCGACCGGGCGCGGGTGGTGGAAAAGCTGGTGCTGTCCTCGCGCGGCAAGGAACATGACCGGATGGTGGGCGAAATCCGCGTGCTCGACCGGCGGATGACCGTCGTCAACATCGCGATCTTCCTGTCGGTCGCGTCGGCCTGCGCGGTCTGCCTGGTCGTCATCCTGCTGTTCGCGGGCAACCTGTTCGACGCGCATCTGGGAACGGCGATCGCCATCCTCTTCAGCCTGGCGATGCTGTTGCAGGCGGCGGCGTTCGGCACCTTCATCCAGGAAATCCGGCTGGCTTCGCGCACCATCCATATCCGCAACGAAGTGCTTTACCACAAGGCCGAGGACGGGGAGGCGGCGGAGGAACGATGA
- a CDS encoding (2Fe-2S)-binding protein: MTRFTVNDRPVQYRMDPATPLLWALRDASNLTGTKYGCGTGDCGACTVDIDGEAVRACQVSIAQAEGRFVTTIEALSPDRGHPVQQAFAAENVSQCGYCIPGMVMAASVLLRRNDDPSDEEIDAAITNICRCGIYPRLRGAIRRAGRIMRGEEQVAAAPPPGITPEEAARAVPALRKP, translated from the coding sequence ATGACCCGCTTCACCGTGAACGACCGCCCGGTCCAGTATCGCATGGACCCTGCCACGCCCCTGCTCTGGGCGCTGCGCGACGCGTCGAACCTGACGGGCACCAAATATGGATGCGGCACCGGCGATTGCGGGGCCTGCACGGTTGATATCGATGGGGAGGCCGTTCGCGCCTGCCAGGTCAGCATCGCCCAGGCCGAAGGACGGTTCGTCACCACGATCGAGGCGCTTTCGCCCGACCGGGGCCATCCGGTGCAACAGGCTTTCGCGGCGGAGAATGTGTCGCAATGCGGCTATTGCATCCCCGGCATGGTGATGGCCGCATCCGTGCTGCTGCGGCGGAACGACGATCCGAGCGACGAGGAGATCGACGCGGCGATCACCAATATCTGCCGCTGCGGCATCTATCCCCGGCTGCGCGGCGCGATCCGGCGCGCGGGACGGATCATGCGCGGCGAGGAGCAGGTCGCCGCCGCCCCGCCGCCGGGCATCACCCCGGAAGAAGCGGCCCGCGCCGTGCCCGCGCTGCGCAAGCCCTGA